The genome window TTATCATTCATAAAAGTGAACATTGGTCAAGTGTGTCACCACGCAATGTTTGactttctaaaagaaaaatgttaacgaTTTATGGCAAAATCTCTTGAATGTTTTTCCAGAGAAGGTAGAATCTGAGTGGATTCCTCCTGTGGATCCTTATTAAAATCAGGtgaataataatttcagtaaCCCTTAATTTTTCTTAAGATTGTTTCAGTGTTTGTTTATTAAAATCAGATAAATTGTAATTTCAGTAACCCTTAATTTTCCCTATGGTTGTTTCAGGGATTCAGTTTTCCTAAGGGATGCTTAGTATCCTTCTGTCTCCCTTTGAGGTTCCTCGATAACCCTGAGTTTTCCTAAGGGTTTCTTAGTATCCTTCTGTCTACCTTTGTAGGTCCTCGATAACCCTGTTTTCCTAAGGGTTGCTTGATATCCTTCTGTTTTACTGTGAGATTCCTCGATAACCCTTACTTGTTCTAAAGGTTGCTTAGTATCCTTTCTACCTTTGAGGTTCCTCGATAACCCATTAGTTTTCCTAAGGGTTGCTTGGTATCCTTATGTCTACCTTTGAGGTTCCTTGATAACCCTGTTTCCTTAAGAGTTGCTTGACACGCCCTTAAGTGTTTCTCAGGATTACTTGATAGCTCTTAATTCGCATTAGGTTGCTTATGGTAACTGACAACCATGAGTTTTCTTTAGGGCCGAGTACCAGGAGTTATGTTGATATTGTAAGCAAATCACCAAGCTTTTAAAAGCCAATTGTCCTTTGTTCAATAGTAAAATGTTATTCATTTAATCATTATACAATGGCATCTTGAGTTGTGCTATCAATTGTCATATCTAAATCcctaatattttcttaattttcatttaaatcagACACCTAACGCAAATCTCAGTCGTAATTAACTTATCATTGAAGCTATTTACTTACATATGAACATATCCGTAGATCACATTCATTTTTAGTTCAgttctgaattttttttcagttaagaTTTTTTGTATAATTGTTTATATAGAAATACTTGAAACACCACAACCATATAAAatctttaaccataaataatCAAGGTCTTGAATTTCCATTTCGATAGTTCACTAGAACTGAAGCCTGTTCGATCAATCAACAATGCAGAAAAATTATCAATGGATTTTCTTCTATATCCAAAGCGGActtgaataatgaaataattctaTTTCATATCAATATTCCCCACGTCCTTTTGAGAAATTAAGACTACCTTTATTTCAAATTAATCAATATTCGCCACATTCTTTCACTTTTTCTTCTCAGAAATCCATTACTTGTATTATTGTCCACACGGTctaacaatgtccgacggacaaacattgttaccatatcacagGCTTAGCAGGATGAAGTCATAAGCGTTTTAACGATGGCAGtggatctggcaacaaacagtggtaccagatgaagtTGTATACCAgtttttttactctgctcacaaggcaatgACCGGAGGAAAATTGGTAATTGGTAACAAATGTTCGTCCGTCGGACCTAGTTCGGCCGTGTGGAATCCTTTATGTTCATTCTAGTTGCTAGCGGTCTAGTAGATTAAAACATTAAGGCTAATGAACCTTATCCAAGGTAGAGTTGTATGACTGATCAATAAAGCATCAGGCCTTTTGAGACCCTTATGGTTTTCATgtgcagatatatacaatatggTCAATAGTAAAAGACTATTATTTGTTGAAGGAAGCAGGTTCACACTTAAAGCAGATCCCACTTTATAATAAAAGTAGTTTCGATGGACGGGGAAGAGGGGTCGAGAGTTACAGTTCAAGGTGTGCTCGACACTGTTGGTGGCAGGAAAATATTGTATGGTATATACTATTGCAGTAGATACGACAAGTTAAGACAAGGTTTGGAAGGTATCCGTACTGAAGGTGGGAGGGGTTTGAATGGCCAATTCGTGATCCGTTTACAGATATACCTTACTATTTCTTCCGaccatatttttataaaattgcgTAGCATCCCATATCATAAAGCCTGATTCTGTACAAAATTTATTCAATCTAAATTCAGTAAGGTTAATTATAAGTTATGTTTAACCCACTAAACAATAggcaaataaaattatattcgATACCTTAACTTTTTGTACAGTCATCAGCCGAAACAAAGTTTATAATTCAATCGCCCATCAATTAATATTAGCATTCAGTAGTCCAAGCCAGGTAAGTTTAGCAAATGGCcaaataattttgtaataaaacagCTGCATAAACAACCTTAATCCTGGACAATTTTCTGAAAGAGCtttttaggttaaaaaaaaaaaaaaaaaaaaacttattaaactATAGAACAAATTCTGTAGCACAGTTTCATATCCTTATTCACATTCTCGTGCAGTATTTTGAACTAGCCGTTACAGGGTCAGGTTTAAAATTTAATTCACAAACCTTAGAAGGAAAGTCAGACTACCTTAATCAACGCTTTAGAAATTAGGACTAATGTACCTTGTATTAGTTAAACTATTTCATACCAACTAAAACTACTTTCGCCAACACTCAAAAATCTTAACCCACCCAAATAACTTATTGACCAGACTTCTCTATAGTTCTTAAATTAGAAGCTTCAGACAAAACTATTAATGTTACTGGAAGCTTAGACAGATCTCAATACTTAAAAGTCAGACTTATCCATAATGTTTTTGACATATCCTTATGTATTTGATAATCAAGAAACTAATCATTGAAatcttaatttattaatataactaATAGTTTCATATTAAACCAAAGATAGTTAGCATTAGTAATAAGACAACCTCTGGGTCTTAAGACTTGCAGCAGCTAATAAATTTAACAGATCTTTAATCTGTACAAAACTAAAGGTGTTACAGCCATAATACCTCCGCCAATAATTTTAGAGACTTTCCTCTCTTCTCCTTAGATAATTTATCTATGTAATTTCCTTCAAACTATATTTGCTTATATACAAACTTTGCAAGTTTTGATTTAAGCATTTGTTCgtaatttgaaatcttttatccaGAGTTACTCATAACTAGAGCAgtcaaaaattttaaatttactcTTAGTTTGATGCAACTAAATTTTGAAGAATATCTAACCAATCTTAGTTTCAAAAAGTTTAATTTAACTTATATTTTAAGCCAGGGCAATTGAATAGAAAAAACTAACATTTCACTAATTTACTAACAATATAGAATCATAGCTTTTACTTACACCAGACCATATTTGTATGTAGTTAAAAATATTGCAGTTAAATTGCAATTCATCAAACAGCACAAGCCACAAGACTTGGGAATACTAATGATGCAAGAAGTTTAAAtcagttaaaaaatatattttaaaaaatttataaatatttaagaaaatccaGCACGAAGAATTAACACAGTACTATTTAGTAACCATATCCACCACGGACAAAAGCAGTGTTCACTATCGTTTGATAAACTGTGTTAGTCTGGAGAGATGTTATAATGGATGTTCGAACGATTGGAGAAGACAGGgtcaatctgaaaaaaaaaagaaaaaaccttaaagaaaatttgcaaattaaaattaaaaattaaagaaaattaataaaacttcCAATATTTCACCCAGCGACTATGCTTCTGTACAAGCAAAGCTACAAAAACCTAATTGTAAAAAATTCTGATTAATAAAATTTTCAGCTTGGGACTAGACAAAGTCAAAGCCTCAAATAATTGCTAAATTATGTTTTCCCACAGATTTTTAATAAACATTGACACTTACGTTTGCGTAACAACTGTAGTAAATGTAGTTTGATCAATCTGGTGAGCACTATGCGtgattgtaaatatttccacagaTATGTCAGTTACATATAAGTGGTTAGACTTTGCTGTAGTCACAAAGCTAGTGATAGGCCTCTGTTCAACAGTTGAGGTCAGTACTACAACATCATTAGCACTGGTTTGTTGAACCTGCAAGATGCAATCATTAGAATCATTAGTACCACTCACAAATTTATATGTTCAGATATAACAAGTTGAGCAAACTGAAGACAATCACTTACCCCCTGAGTAGTAACAGTCACTGTATTCACGTTGAACCCTGTTATTGTAATAGGGACACTGTTCAAGACAGTTTCTGTTACAGTTACAAATCTGTCAATGGTGTTTGTCAGTGTAACAGTCAGAGTTATTTGCTCCAACAGCTGAGCAAAGTTCTGATTAACCTGAACGCCCTGGCTACCAAATGTACCAAAGGATTGTCTTACAGGTCCCTGATTGACCAGGACTTGAGGACCAGATGAAGTACCAAATCCAGTACCATCAACGCCAACATTGAAAGTCCCAGAACCACCTGAAATACCAGATCCAATAAAAAGTCCTCCTGTACTTCCAAAAACATTGCCACTACCAAGGTTAGACCCTCCAGAGCTGCCACCAAAGACATTACCACCTCCAAGGTTAGACCCTCCGGAGCTGCCACCAAAGACATTACCACCTAAAAGGTTCGACCCTCCCGAGCTGCCACCAAAGACATTACCACCTCCAAGGTTAGACCCTCCCGAGCTGCCACCAAAGACATTACCACCTCCAAGGTTAGACCCAGAGCTGCCAGACCCCGTGATCCTTGTGTTGGAACCAGTCAAGACAACATTACTGTCCCCAGATGAATAGCCTCCAGATACGAAGTTTTGGCCACCCAGAAAAGAACCACCAGAACTTTGAAATCCGGAATTGGGATTCACATTCAAGCCAAAGTTGTCTACCTGGTTCACAACAGGCCTAGAACCACTACCAGCCTGGTTCCCACCAAAGCTCCCACCAGCTACATTTGAACCACCCTGGCTAACAAAGCCGCCCCCACCAACAACGACGTTTGAACCCCCTTGGCTACCCAAGCCCCCACCAACTATGGGAGAGCCATCGAAGTTTGTTGTCGGGCTGACAAGGAAAGGTTTGGACCCTGGATTGCTGCCAACTGGATTAAAGTTGCTGCTAGGAACAaagaactggaataaaaatacagagaaaaaagtTTAAGATAATCAAATCCCATGATAATTCAATTATTAAACAAATCCCATGATGATTAAACAAATCCCATGATTAACAAATCCCATGATTTAAGTTTAcagttacaattaaaaaaaaaatttaataattatttaccaGATTCGATATTAAAAATGTTAAAGATATCCTTCACTTACAAGAGAGCCGCCGCCGCCACCACCACCGCTGCCGCCAAGCAATCCACCAATTGAAGATTGCGGGTCACTGAGGATAACTGCTAGTAGCAATGCAAACTTAGCTAACATCTGGAAGATCATAAGgaacattaataatatttcatactCTCAATGTTTCAGAATGATTATGTAACAAAACTAGTTTATAACTAAAAACTAGGACAAACTTTAATCACTTATTAAATATACCTCTCAATTTCTCTCAAAACCATTAGACCAGTTTAGGTCCTTCATTATATAAAATTGTTAAGTAAAAAATTTGTAGTCTTTAAGTTAATCAGAATGTTACTCTATAATCTAGTAAACAGTGTTACTTCATAATTCAAAGATACTATATTCCTCTGGGACTAACCCAGGCACTAAACTAAATAGATTTAAAATAGCCTTACTGCATTACATTAAAACTTTACTAACTACAGCAAGATCGGACGCTAAAGTACCAATAGCCTCACTTcataataaatattctttaaagcACTAACTAGCAAAACTAAGCACGATCTATACAAAAGTAATATTAATTCACAACACAACGTACTAAAATTTTAGAAACTTATAAATTTTACGTAAAGGACTTAAATGCTAACCTTTTCAGGAATCAAATAACCCCCTGAAAATTTAGGAATAGTGTTTAATTGTAGTATTTAAGAGTTCGCAAATATTTCCTAAAGGTGTAATCAAACACCTTAAAACACTTAAGTTTTCAATAGACTTTAAAAAGTATTAAGTTAATCCACAAAGTTACACTACTTTACTAGTAAACGCTAAAGCAACCCTTACTCTTTCAAAACCACATTCCACGAAAATGGTCTACATATGAAACCCATACAAAGTTTAAATGCTTACACAACTTATTAGCAATATAATTTAGGAGTCGTAAGacttaataaaactaagatacGCAATACAGTGAAAATTTTTAGCAGCATACCTTCACTGAATTCCTTAAATCTCTTATCTTTACTTAAAGAAGTTTGCAAGTTGAAGAAAAGAAGTCTTCAACTAAAGCTTATTGAAATATTCTCTAAATCACCTTATAATTCATAGGTTAATTCTCTCTACATACAGCTAAAAGAAcaattaaactattaaaattaaattaaaattatactaCTTTAAAACTATTAAGATAATTACCTAAAAAAGTGAACTGCTAAAGCAGAGTTTAAAGTTAAtaactttaattaaatttaagttacagattaattaaaactaaactaacaaacaaaaaccTACCCCAGTTATTACTATACATCCCCAGTACATTGAATTTAAGAAGAAAACACTGGCAGACATCAGAACATTCCCTAGTACTCTTTAATACTTCCACTAGTCCTCTTATTAGTAAAGTAGAGTATCAAATTTGCGTAATCAAATTAAGGTAACCAGATATTTGCATTgtcaaaaaattcacaaaaaacacGATCTCCACTCTAGTCGAGGATTTAGAGAATACCTTGTTCCTTAAGTTAATTACTACCAAATTATCTTGTTAATTACCAGATTAACAATAACTTAAATTTTAAGCCAGGAAGTATAATTAACCAGATTTTCTAGTCAAATACCAGAATAACTAAAAAGCCAGATTTACTAGTCAAATACCAGAATAACTAAAAAGCCAGAAGTATAATTAAGCAAGAAAAATAACAACCTAGGAAGTAGGATTAAACTAAGCTATATACACTTATTCTTAGTCACATACTAAGTAAAGATATAGAATGCTTTAAGTGACAAGGTCAAATTAAGTACCGCAGTTAAAACAGTCAAGATATAGAATGCTTTAAGTGACAAGGTCAAATTAAGTACCGCAGTTAAAACAATTCAACGAGAAAACCATGAATATTACTTTGAGATATTGAGATAAAACCTAGTATAAtggattctattattatttatgttcatACCTAAAACTAACTAACAAAAGACTTCACAAAACTTAAATttacaaagttaaaataaaaacttacttaGGACTTTTATTTTTGATAAGAGTTTACCAGCTTAAAGAAATCCTGTATTATCAATTCACAAAGGAAATTCTGTACATAATTCCAAATTTGAACCAATATTTCTTACTAGTTAATTAGCTAGTTCAGATTCTCTACCAAACAAACATTATGGAGAATGCCTAATAATTCAATAAGATTTTGTTTACAGATACTCAGAAGTACAACTACATAACAGAAGACCTACTAAGCcgtaagaaattgaaaaaaagttGTTTACAGATACTCAAAAGTACAGATACATAACAGAATACCTACTGTAACTACTAAGCCGTAAagtaattgaaaaacttattaaaaatttcattaaaacacCTGCTACAGACGCTCAAGAGAGGATCAAAGTATTCCTTAATttctatcaaaatttatataaacttaAAGATTTCAGTCTATAGAAATTCCAAACTAAAATTTGCGAGATGAGATTTCATGATATAGGTATTCTTATCCAAGGAATTCCTATCCAAGAAAACTAGATAGCTGGCTAGCTTCAGATtatagaaatgaagaaaataacctTCACAATGATAGAAAACTCCTAAACACATACATGGAGACGCTCCCTTACTTAAATTTATAAACTTATAATCAAAGTTCAAATAACTGATAAAGTTAAAGCAACTCAGCACCAAGTATATTTTAACTTTAAACCACACCCACGAAAATCGTACCCATTAAACTTCATAGTACTTACAGGAAACACCAATTACTCAGAAACAAAAGTACTCACCGTATCGAATATCGTTAAAACGGATACTTAGAAAAATGGTAGATTCACTTAAATCCAGAACACCACTAATGGAACATCGGCACGATATTCCAATTT of Macrobrachium nipponense isolate FS-2020 chromosome 11, ASM1510439v2, whole genome shotgun sequence contains these proteins:
- the LOC135198800 gene encoding uncharacterized protein LOC135198800 is translated as MLAKFALLLAVILSDPQSSIGGLLGGSGGGGGGGSLFFVPSSNFNPVGSNPGSKPFLVSPTTNFDGSPIVGGGLGSQGGSNVVVGGGGFVSQGGSNVAGGSFGGNQAGSGSRPVVNQVDNFGLNVNPNSGFQSSGGSFLGGQNFVSGGYSSGDSNVVLTGSNTRITGSGSSGSNLGGGNVFGGSSGGSNLGGGNVFGGSSGGSNLLGGNVFGGSSGGSNLGGGNVFGGSSGGSNLGSGNVFGSTGGLFIGSGISGGSGTFNVGVDGTGFGTSSGPQVLVNQGPVRQSFGTFGSQGVQVNQNFAQLLEQITLTVTLTNTIDRFVTVTETVLNSVPITITGFNVNTVTVTTQGVQQTSANDVVVLTSTVEQRPITSFVTTAKSNHLYVTDISVEIFTITHSAHQIDQTTFTTVVTQTLTLSSPIVRTSIITSLQTNTVYQTIVNTAFVRGGYGY